One window of the Populus trichocarpa isolate Nisqually-1 chromosome 9, P.trichocarpa_v4.1, whole genome shotgun sequence genome contains the following:
- the LOC7472139 gene encoding dirigent protein 4, protein MARMAAFVCALIICIAIVPAAYGEYYTKSRHVPRKEKVTRLHFFLHDILSGKNPSAVKVAGSNRTEGDKSPTPFGSVYAIDDPLKVGPEPDSKTIGNAQGLYLSSSQDYSKFTIVMCVDFGFTEGKFKGSSFSVFSRNPVTEADREVAVVGGRGKFRMARGFAKVKTSHFNATNGDAVLEYKVTLIH, encoded by the coding sequence atggCAAGAATGGCAGCCTTTGTCTGTGCTTTGATCATCTGTATTGCTATTGTTCCAGCAGCATATGGTGAATATTACACAAAGAGTAGGCATGTCCCCAGGAAGGAGAAGGTGACCCGCCTTCACTTCTTCCTCCATGACATTCTTAGTGGAAAAAATCCTTCTGCTGTCAAGGTAGCCGGGTCTAATCGCACCGAAGGTGACAAATCACCAACACCATTTGGTAGCGTATACGCCATTGATGATCCTCTTAAAGTGGGACCTGAGCCAGACTCGAAGACTATAGGGAATGCACAAGGGCTCTATTTATCATCCAGCCAAGATTATAGTAAATTTACTATAGTGATGTGTGTTGATTTTGGATTTACAGAAGGTAAGTTCAAAGGAAGCTCATTTAGCGTGTTTTCGAGGAATCCAGTGACGGAGGCTGATCGCGAGGTTGCGGTGGTTGGAGGAAGAGGGAAGTTCAGGATGGCTAGAGGATTTGCCAAGGTCAAAACTAGCCATTTCAATGCTACTAATGGTGATGCTGTTCTCGAGTATAAGGTCACTTTGATTCATTAG
- the LOC7494265 gene encoding dirigent protein 23: protein MAKATLVLLVISLVGVMQWAKSTNAESWASRLEAEKENVTNLQFYFHDILSGKNPTAIKVAQPSADNKSPTLFGSIMMADDPLTEGPDPNSKPVGRAQGIYGSAGQNELALIMAMNFAFTDGIYNGSCISLLGKNPAMNPVREMPIVGGTGLFRFARGYAVAQTYWLDLTTGDAIVGYNVTVVH from the coding sequence atggCGAAAGCGACTTTAGTTTTGCTGGTCATTTCCTTGGTGGGAGTCATGCAATGGGCTAAAAGTACTAATGCAGAGAGTTGGGCCAGCAGACTTGAAGCTGAAAAGGAGAATGTGACAAACCTTCAATTCTACTTCCATGACATACTCAGTGGCAAAAATCCTACAGCTATTAAAGTTGCTCAACCAAGTGCAGATAATAAATCCCCCACCCTCTTCGGTTCTATCATGATGGCTGATGATCCCTTGACAGAAGGGCCTGATCCGAACTCAAAGCCCGTCGGCCGAGCTCAAGGGATTTATGGGTCAGCAGGGCAGAATGAATTGGCCTTGATCATGGCCATGAACTTTGCATTCACCGATGGTATCTATAATGGTAGCTGCATTAGCCTCCTTGGTAAGAATCCGGCAATGAATCCTGTTCGTGAGATGCCAATTGTTGGAGGAACCGGCCTATTCCGGTTTGCACGTGGTTATGCCGTTGCACAAACCTATTGGCTTGACCTTACCACTGGCGATGCCATAGTAGGCTACAATGTTACAGTAGTTCACTAG
- the LOC7494264 gene encoding mitogen-activated protein kinase kinase kinase 20 encodes MSINMKWLRLKNLGQGSYGTVYLAISTFTNELFAVKNANLEDSSTLQKERRIFERFPGTDEVVECYGYCVSKEGGVLKYNILLEYAPMGSLLNLMRDCGGRILESHVRKYTKMLLKGLSCIHSSGHVHCDLKPANILVFPRQVDGLSDIQLKIADFGLAKEPGEDDSDKLFHMYQYRGTPCYMSPESVQFAEITPALDIWSLGCIVIEMITGRVAWGNLDSKELFNKLVYGNESPKIPEYMSESGKDFLRRCFELDHRERWTADTLLTRPFVDDAPLQPVETNTEELLSSCFACAVNSVLCEN; translated from the coding sequence atgTCAATTAATATGAAATGGCTTAGGTTGAAAAACCTAGGGCAAGGTTCGTATGGAACTGTTTATTTAGCAATATCGACATTTACTAATGAATTGTTTGCCGTGAAGAACGCAAATCTTGAAGACTCTTCTACTCTTCAGAAGGAGAGGAGGATCTTCGAAAGATTTCCTGGTACTGATGAAGTTGTTGAATGTTACGGGTATTGTGTGAGTAAAGAAGGTGGGGTGTTGAAGTACAATATCTTGTTGGAGTATGCTCCTATGGGTTCTCTTCTAAACCTGATGAGGGATTGCGGAGGTAGGATTCTTGAGAGCCATGTTAGGAAATACACGAAGATGCTACTGAAGGGGTTATCTTGCATCCACAGTAGCGGTCACGTGCATTGTGATCTTAAGCCCGCCAACATTCTGGTTTTTCCTCGTCAAGTTGATGGATTAAGTGATATTCAGCTTAAGATTGCTGATTTTGGGCTGGCTAAAGAGCCTGGAGAGGATGATTCGGATAAGCTGTTTCATATGTATCAATACCGTGGGACGCCGTGCTACATGTCTCCTGAATCTGTACAATTTGCTGAGATCACACCGGCTTTGGATATATGGTCTCTTGGTTGCATTGTTATTGAGATGATCACTGGACGGGTTGCTTGGGGAAACTTGGATTCGAAAGAGTTGTTCAATAAGCTTGTCTATGGGAATGAATCTCCAAAGATTCCTGAATACATGTCAGAGAGTGGAAAAGATTTCCTGAGGAGGTGCTTTGAGTTAGATCATAGGGAGAGGTGGACTGCCGATACTCTCCTGACTCGTCCTTTCGTTGACGACGCGCCACTGCAGCCGGTGGAGACGAACACTGAAGAATTGTTAAGCTCATGCTTTGCGTGTGCTGTCAATTCAGTATTATGTGAAAATTAG